The Brachionichthys hirsutus isolate HB-005 chromosome 11, CSIRO-AGI_Bhir_v1, whole genome shotgun sequence genome includes a window with the following:
- the fam118b gene encoding protein FAM118B, which yields MASVVAVRIEKRPAAESQDADSNAKKPRIWETSSLEPSSLNLCLPQRKLLPSLKTKRAPELVLVIGTGVSSAVAPQVPALRSWKGLIQALLDAANDFDLLEEEESRRFQKHMQDDKNLVHVAHDLIQKLSPRTGNVRSTFFKDCLYEVFDDLECKMEHAGKHLLCSVLQLMESGALVLTTNFDNLLEIYAAHQGTKLESLDLTDEKKVLEWAQEKRRLSVLHIHGVYTNPRGIVLHPAGYQNVLRNTEVMREIQKLYETKSFVFLGCGRTVDDTTFQALFLEAVKHKSDLEHFMLVRREDVGEFKKLRENMLDKGIKVISYGEEYADLPEYFERLANEICNRDVATNGWGTEDEGSPPQNGEEQQNGFNTQKSLLQG from the exons ATGGCCTCCGTTGTAGCAGTGAGAATTGAGAAGCGACCTGCGGCTGAATCTCAGGATGCAGACTCAAATGCAAAAAAGCCCAG GATTTGGGAAACGTCGTCTTTGGAACCATCATCACTCAATCTCTGCCTGCCCCAAAGGAAACTGCTGCCCAGCCTGAAGACCAAGCGAGCCCCCGAGCTCGTCCTCGTTATCGGCACGGGGGTTAGCTCTGCGGTAGCTCCTCAGGTCCCCGCGCTCCGCTCCTGGAAAGGTCTCATCCAGGCCTTGCTCGACGCAGCCAATGATTTcgacctgctggaggaggaagagagccgCCGCTTCCAGAAACACATGCAGGATGATAAGAATTTGGTGCATGTGGCTCATGACCTCATTCAGAAACTTTCACCG agaacAGGCAACGTGCGATCCACGTTCTTCAAAGACTGTCTGTACGAGGTGTTTGATGACTTGGAGTGCAAGATGGAGCACGCGGGGAAGCATCTCTTGTGCTCAgtgctgcagctgatggagagCGGCGCGCTGGTCCTCACAACGAACTTCGACAACCTGCTGGAAATCTACGCGGCCCATCAGGGCACCAAGCTGGAGTCTTTGGACCTGACGGATGAGAAGAAG gtttTGGAGTGGGCTCAGGAGAAACGGAGGCTAAGTGTTTTGCACATCCACGGCGTTTACACCAACCCCCGAGGGATTGTGCTGCACCCTGCTGGCTACCAGAACGTACTGCGGAACACGGAGGTCATG CGCGAGATCCAGAAGCTGTACGAGACCAAATCGTTTGTGTTTCTGGGCTGCGGGCGCACCGTGGACGACACGACGTTCCAGGCTCTGTTCCTGGAGGCGGTCAAGCACAAGTCTGACCTGGAACACTTCATGCTCGTGCGGCGGGAGGACGTGGGCGAGTTCAAGAAGCTGCGCGAAAACATGCTGGACAAGGGCATCAAGGTGATCTCCTACGGGGAGGAGTACGCCGACCTCCCGGAGTACTTTGAGAGGCTGGCCAATGAGATCTGCAACCGTGACGTGGCCACGAACGGCTGGGGCACAGAGGACGAAG GGTCTCCTCCACAAAacggggaggagcagcagaacgGCTTTAACACGCAGAAAAGCCTCCTTCAGGGCTAG
- the ilvbl gene encoding 2-hydroxyacyl-CoA lyase 2 yields MEFLLIFLGCAAGLVGVVLLLAAYKLGVLYQLLHKTETKSPRHGGESVAAVLRAHGVKYVFTLVGGHISPILVACEKVGIRIVDTRHEATAVFAADAVARLSGTVGVAAVTAGPGLTNTVTAVKNAQMAESPLLLIGGAAGTLLKGRGALQDIDQMSFFKPLCKFCASISTVREIVPTLRKALAITQSGTPGPVFIEFPIDTLYPFHLVSKELGQTFPPKGLIGKVLSWYTTNHFLNMFAGAWEPRDMSPLPVDIPQATDDQVQKCVELVSRAKKPVILLGSQATLPPTPVEDIRRSLDDLGIPCFLGGMSRGMLGINSPIHIRQNRRDALKEADVVLLAGTVCDFRLSYGKVLSRRSKIIAVNRDKTQLLKNSGMLWTPAIAIQGDAGSFLVQLAKGLKGHRCPEEWPQSLKAGDLTKENANRAKANEKTDQHLNPLKVLYSVDELMSEDSIVVADGGDFVGSASYIVRPRGPMCWLDPGAFGTLGVGGGFALGAKLCRPDSEVWIVYGDGSLGYSVAEFDTFTRHKTPVIAVVGNDACWSQISREQVPLLGSNVACGLAFSDYHIVADGYGGKGYLIRREDEDRLSHIIKQAQRESQEGKAVLLNVLIGKSNFREGSVSV; encoded by the exons ATGGAGTTCTTGCTCATCTTCCTCGGATGCGCTGCAGGACTTGTGGGAGTTGTGCTTTTGCTTGCAGCCTACAAACTTGGCGTTCTCTACCAGCTGCTCCACAAG ACTGAGACGAAGAGCCCAAGGCATGGCGGCGAGAGCGTGGCGGCCGTTCTGCGTGCCCACGGCGTCAAGTACGTTTTCACCCTGGTTGGCGGACACATCTCTCCGATCCTGGTGGCGTGCGAGAAGGTGGGCATCCGCATTGTGGACACCAGACACGAGGCCACCGCCGTCTTTGCCGCCGATGCTGTGGCGAGACTCTCAG GTACTGTTGGTGTCGCGGCGGTGACTGCTGGCCCGGGGCTCACTAACACGGTGACGGCAGTGAAGAACGCTCAGATGGCCGAATCGCCATTGCTGCTCATCGGTGGAGCCGCTGGAACACTACTTAAG GGCAGAGGGGCGCTGCAAGACATCGACCAGATGTCTTTCTTTAAGCCGCTGTGTAAGTTCTGTGCCTCCATCAGCACCGTCAGGGAGATCGTGCCCACTCTCAGAAAGGCCCTGGCCATCACTCAGTCGGGAACTCCTGGTCCTGTTTTCATCGAGTTCCCCATCGACACGCTCTATCCCTTTCATCTCGTTTCCAAAGAGCTTGGACAGACGTTCCCTCCCAAAGGCCTGATAGGAAAAGTTCTATCATG GTATACCACTAACCACTTCCTGAACATGTTTGCTGGAGCCTGGGAGCCCAGAGATAtgtctccacttcctgttgacatCCCACAGGCCACAGATGACCAG GTACAAAAGTGTGTTGAGCTTGTTAGTCGAGCCAAGAAACCTGTCATTCTGCTTGGTAGCCAAGCAACACTGCCCCCAACTCCAGTCGAGGATATCAG GAGGTCTTTGGACGACCTGGGAATCCCATGCTTCCTTGGGGGCATGTCTCGGGGCATGCTGGGTATAAACAGTCCCATCCACATAAGACAGAACAGGAGGGATGCTCTGAAGGAGGCTGACGTGGTACTTTTAGCAG GTACTGTGTGCGACTTCAGGCTGAGCTACGGCAAAGTTCTCAGCAGACGCAGTAAGATCATCGCCGTCAACAGAGACAAGACGCAGCTGCTGAAAAACAGCGGCATGCTCTGGACACCAGCTATAGCAATTCAGG GCGATGCTGGTTCATTCTTGGTGCAGCTTGCCAAAGGCCTGAAGGGCCATCGCTGTCCAGAGGAATGGCCTCAGAGCCTCAAAGCAGGAGATCTGACCAAAGAAAACGCTAACAG GGCAAAGGCTAATGAGAAGACTGACCAACACTTGAACCCCTTGAAAGTCCTCTACTCCGTGGATGAGCTGATGTCGGAGGACAGCATCGTTGTAGCTGATGGAGGCGATTTTGTGGGGAGTGCGTCCTACATAGTGAGACCAAGAGGCCCCATGTGTTGGCTTGATCCAG gTGCCTTTGGGACCCTGGGAGTTGGAGGAGGGTTTGCCCTTGGTGCAAAACTTTGCAGGCCGGATTCTGAG GTGTGGATAGTGTACGGTGACGGCTCACTCGGATACAGCGTTGCAGAGTTTGACACATTCACTCGCCATAAG ACGCCAGTTATAGCTGTGGTGGGAAATGATGCGTGCTGGAGTCAGATATCCAGAGAACAGGTTCCGTTGCTCGGTAGCAACGTGGCATGCGGCCTGGCATTTTCAG ACTATCATATAGTGGCAGATGGCTACGGCGGGAAGGGCTACCTTATACGGCGTGAGGATGAGGACAGGCTAAGCCACATCATCAAACAGGCTCAAAGGGAGTCCCAGGAGGGCAAGGCTGTTCTTCTCAATGTTCTGATCGGGAAAAGCAACTTTAGAGAGGGTTCTGTCTCTGTGTAG
- the glb1l2 gene encoding beta-galactosidase-1-like protein 2, translating into MTHLEGLRADSSQFSLEGEPFRILGGSVHYFRVPRSYWADRLLKMKACGLNTLTTYVPWNLHEPERGMFNFQDQLDLTAYISLAAEMGLWVILRPGPYICAEWDLGGLPSWLLKDKGMRLRTTYPGFVEAVNLYFDRLISVIKPLMFEAGGPIIAVQVENEYGSYAKDEKYMPFIKNCLRSRGIKELLITSDGRAGLRSGGVAGVLKTINLQRLTFGAIQHLAYMQPGKPLMVTEYWSGWFDVWGDRHHVFPAEDMLGIVSEILDRGASINLYMFHGGTSFGFTNGASDFSTYKPQVTSYDYDAPLSEAGDYTPKYQLLRNLFSQYHSQPLPEMPPPQERKAYDPVIIQRHLSLWAGLPFTEAPYRSERPVNMENLPANNDNGQSCGYTLYETTITSGGTLSSENNVRDRALVFVDRKWVGNLDNKIHKLTLPGGEGTRTLSLLVENCGRVNYGKNLDSQRKGIVGDILLNRSPLRQFTTFCLDMKPGFIKRLMSSGQWEADLKSTSTPGFFQATLCVDGPPRDTFIKLPGWSKGVVFVNGKNLGRYWFIGPQRFLYLPGPWLQGGENQIIVFEEQKVDDKILFAENPDQQRTVDVYKFPFCTVF; encoded by the exons ATGACTCACCTTGAGGGACTGAGAGCCGACTCCTCGCAGTTCTCTCTGGAAGGGGAACCCTTCCGGATCCTGGGGGGCTCCGTTCATTATTTCCGTGTCCCCAGATCCTACTGGGCGGACCGTCTGCTGAAGATGAAGGCCTGTGGCCTGAACACTCTCACAAC GTATGTGCCCTGGAATCTGCACGAGCCCGAGAGAGGAATGTTTAactttcaggatcagctggACCTAAC GGCCTACATCAGTTTAGCAGCAGAGATGGGCCTGTGGGTGATTCTGCGTCCTGGACCTTACATCTGCGCTGAATGGGACTTGGGTGGGTTGCCCAG CTGGTTGTTAAAAGATAAAGGCATGCGGCTGAGGACGACTTACCCCGGATTTGTAGAAGCTGTGAACCTCTATTTTGACAGGCTTATATCGGTCATCAAACCTTTGATG TTTGAAGCAGGAGGCCCGATCATCGCTGTCCAAGTTGAGAATGAGTACGGCTCTTACGCCAAAGATGAGAAATACATGCCCTTTATAAAGAAT TGTCTTCGTTCCAGGGGCATCAAGGAGCTCCTGATAACCTCGGATGGCCGGGCAGGTTTGAGAAGCGGAGGAGTGGCAGGAG TTCTGAAAACAATCAACCTGCAGAGACTGACATTTGGAGCGATCCAGCATTTGGCTTACATGCAG CCCGGCAAACCTCTGATGGTGACGGAGTACTGGTCTGGGTGGTTTGACGTCTGGGGTGACCGTCATCACGTGTTCCCCGCTGAAG ACATGCTGGGTATTGTGTCAGAGATACTGGACAGAGGTGCTTCTATCAACCTGTACATGTTCCACGGGGGGACCAGCTTTGGCTTCACGAATGGCGCGTCAGACTTCAGCACCTACAAACCTCAGGTCACCAGTTACG ATTATGATGCGCCGCTCTCAGAGGCTGGAGATTACACCCCGAAATATCAACTCTTGAGGAACTTGTTCAGCCAGTACCACT CTCAGCCTCTTCCGGAAATGCCTCCTCCCCAGGAGAGGAAAGCATACGACCCTGTTATTATCCAGCGGCACCTGTCACTGTGGGCCGGCCTGCCCTTCACTGAGGCG CCATACAGGTCAGAGAGGCCGGTGAACATGGAGAACCTCCCTGCCAACAATGACAACGGTCAGTCATGCGGTTACACGCTGTACGAAACTACCATCACCAGTGGAGGAACACTGAGCTCGGAGAACAACGTCAGAGACAGAGCTctg GTTTTtgtggacaggaagtgggtCGGTAACTTGGACAACAAGATTCACAAGCTGACACTCCCCGGTGGAGAA GGGACGAGGACGTTGAGCTTGCTTGTGGAGAACTGTGGAAGAGTGAATTATGGGAAAAACTTGGATAGTCAGCGCAAAG GTATTGTGGGGGACATTCTGTTGAATCGCTCCCCTCTGAGACAATTCACCACCTTCTGTTTAGATATGAAGCCAGGCTTTATAAAAAG ATTAATGAGTTCAGGCCAGTGGGAAGCTGACCTAAAGTCGACTTCTACTCCAGGATTTTTCCAGGCCACATTGTGCGTGGACGGTCCTCCCAGAGACACCTTCATCAAACTCCCC GGTTGGAGTAAAGGAGTCGTGTTTGTTAATGGAAAGAACCTGGGACGTTATTGGTTTATTGGCCCCCAACGCTTCCTTTATCTCCCTGGACCTTGGCTTCAAGGTGGGGAAAACCAG ATTATTGTTTTCGAGGAGCAAAAAGTGGACGACAAAATACTGTTTGCCGAAAATCCTGATCAACAAAGAACAGTTGATGTCTACAAATTCCCCTTTTGCACAGTGTTCTAA
- the LOC137901529 gene encoding beta-galactosidase-1-like protein 2 — protein MEVMPLLHLRLSLKQRYALLALVIVGMLVFGSHLTRNRGAVRFTNRKLSLNAESPQFTLGGEPFRILGGSIHYFRVPRASWEDRLLKLKACGFNTVTTYVPWNAHEPRRGVFNYEDDLDLEAYLHLAASLELWVILRPGPYICSEWEFGGIPSWLLQDPKMRVRTTYKGFTSAVNSFFDDLIKRVEPYQYSKGGPIIALQVENEYGAYAKDETYMAFVKEALLSRGIAELLMTSDNVDGLNRGGVKGVLETVNFNKLTSDHLIHLDGLQPQRPKMVMEFWPGWFDLWGEHHHTRPENDVIAEVTKILNTNMSMNFYMFHGGTNFGFMNGAAATGNTGSTGMVTSYDYDAPLSEAGDYSIKYLHLRKLFSSFHTEPLLDLPPLQERSVYEAVVIQQHFSLWDSLDFSGTGLTSQRPVNMENLPVNDNNGQSYGYTLYETTIARGGSLNAMNNVRDRALVFLDRRFVGVLDYTTQRIDIPDVKTKRILSLLVENCGRVNYGTSLDDQRKGLIGDITLNQMALRDFIIYSLDMMPGFIKRLETLAEWKSMDGIIPTFPCFFRGTFYVNDVPKDTFIMLPGWSKGVVFINGKNLGRYWSIGPQQTLYLPASWLHSGTNKVILFEEKQAAGPIQFTKIPDYNTINKLL, from the exons ATGGAAGTCATGCCGCTTTTACATCTACGTTTGTCCCTCAAACAAAGATACGCGCTCCTTGCGCTTGTCATCGTCGGGATGCTCGTGTTCGGTTCTCATCTCACAAG GAATCGCGGTGCAGTCAGATTTACGAACCGAAAGCTGAGTCTGAACGCGGAATCCCCTCAGTTCACTCTGGGGGGGGAACCCTTCCGCATTCTCGGAGGCTCCATCCACTATTTCCGCGTCCCCAGAGCTTCCTGGGAGGACCGACTGCTGAAGCTGAAGGCGTGCGGCTTCAATACCGTCACAAC GTACGTGCCGTGGAACGCGCACGAGCCACGGCGAGGGGTGTTCAATTATGAGGATGATCTGGATTTaga AGCCTACCTCCACCTCGCAGCCAGCCTGGAGCTCTGGGTAATATTGCGTCCGGGGCCGTACATCTGCTCTGAGTGGGAGTTCGGAGGAATTCCCAG CTGGTTGCTACAGGATCCCAAAATGAGAGTGAGAACGACGTACAAAGGATTCACCAGTGCCGTCAACTCCTTCTTTGATGACCTCATCAAAAGAGTTGAGCCATATCAg TACTCCAAGGGTGGTCCAATTATTGCACTTCAAGTGGAGAATGAGTACGGCGCCTATGCCAAAGATGAGACGTACATGGCTTTTGTCAAGGAG GCGTTACTGTCAAGAGGCATCGCAGAGCTGCTGATGACCTCAGACAACGTGGATGGACTGAACCGTGGCGGCGTGAAAGGAG TTCTAGAAACTGTTAATTTCAACAAACTGACCTCGGATCACCTCATTCATTTGGACGGATTACAG CCTCAGAGGCCTAAGATGGTGATGGAGTTCTGGCCCGGCTGGTTCGACTTGTGGGGAGAGCATCATCACACGCGCCCGGAAAACG ACGTCATAGCCGAGGTGACGAAGATCCTTAATACGAACATGTCCATGAACTTCTACATGTTTCACGGAGGAACAAACTTTGGTTTTATGAATGGGGCAGCCGCCACCGGAAATACAGGATCCACTGGCATGGTGACAAGCTATG ATTACGATGCTCCATTATCCGAGGCTGGGGATTACAGCATCAAATACCTTCATCTGAGGAAGTTATTCAGCTCCTTCCACA CTGAGCCTCTCCTTGACCTGCCTCCGCTTCAGGAGAGGAGCGTTTACGAGGCTGTCGTCATCCAGCAGCACTTCTCCCTGTGGGACAGTCTGGACTTCAGCGGCACG GGGTTGACGTCGCAGAGACCGGTGAACATGGAGAACCTCCCCGTCAACGACAACAACGGCCAGTCGTACGGCTACACCCTGTACGAGACCACCATCGCCCGCGGGGGGAGCCTGAACGCCATGAACAACGTCAGAGACCGAGCGCTG GTTTTCCTGGACAGACGTTTTGTCGGCGTTTTGGATTATACGACGCAACGTATCGATATCCCCGACGTGAAG ACAAAAAGAATTCTCAGTTTGCTGGTGGAGAACTGTGGAAGAGTGAACTACGGCACGAGCCTGGACGACCAGCGCAAAG GTCTTATTGGAGACATTACGTTAAACCAGATGGCCCTCAGGGACTTCATTATTTACAGTCTGGATATGATGCCAGGCTTCATAAAGAG ACTGGAGACTTTAGCTGAGTGGAAGTCCATGGATGGGATTATCCCGACATTCCCGTGTTTCTTTCGGGGGACATTTTACGTGAACGACGTTCCAAAAGACACTTTCATCATGCTCCCT GGCTGGAGCAAAGGCGTCGTGTTCATCAATGGGAAGAATTTGGGACGCTATTGGTCCATCGGTCCTCAGCAGACTCTCTATCTGCCCGCCTCCTGGCTCCACAGCGGGACAAACAAG GTCATCTTGTTCGAAGAGAAACAAGCAGCTGGTCCGATTCAGTTCACCAAGATCCCCGACTACAACACGATTAATAAGCTCTTGTGA